Proteins from a genomic interval of Deltaproteobacteria bacterium:
- a CDS encoding DUF2784 domain-containing protein → MYTFLDLFFSVFHGSLVVLNLTGWAWRRTRRIHLIAIGLTIFSWFGLGIFYGWGYCPSTDWHWEVKRELGETNLPNSYVKYYADKLTGFTWDPLVVDAAVLILGLLAFALSCWLNWRDCTSDRYARRHDSLRGRCGRG, encoded by the coding sequence ATGTACACGTTCCTTGATCTTTTCTTCAGCGTATTTCATGGCAGCTTGGTTGTACTTAATCTAACCGGTTGGGCGTGGAGAAGGACACGACGCATACATTTGATAGCTATCGGCCTAACTATCTTTTCTTGGTTCGGTTTAGGAATATTTTATGGTTGGGGTTACTGCCCTTCTACGGACTGGCATTGGGAGGTCAAGCGTGAACTCGGAGAGACTAACTTGCCGAATTCATACGTCAAGTACTATGCAGATAAACTAACAGGATTTACATGGGACCCTTTGGTTGTGGACGCGGCAGTCCTTATTCTGGGTCTCTTGGCATTTGCTCTATCATGTTGGCTGAACTGGCGGGACTGTACTTCTGATAGGTATGCACGGCGCCATGATTCATTGCGGGGTCGGTGTGGTCGGGGGTAG